The sequence CCAACGGCCCGGTGTCCAACTTCCTGGAAGAGATGGCCGTGTTCGAGCTGCCCTTCCTCTTCCCCTCGCCCGAGGCCGCCTACAAGGTGCTCGACGGCGAAATCGGCCAGGAGCTGCTCGACCGCCTGTCGGAGGTCAACCTCAAGGGCCTCGCCTATGCCGAGCGCGGCTTCCGCAACCTGACCAACTCCAAGCGCCCGATCAACACCCCGGCCGATCTCAGCGGCCTGCGCGTGCGCGTGATGGAGAACCCGGTCTATATCGACAGCTTCCGCGAGCTGGGCGCCGACGCCATCCCGATGGCCTGGACCGAAGCCCTCACCGCCATGCAGCAGGGCACGATCGACGGCCAGGAGAACCCGGTCGGCGTCGTCTACTCGTTCAAGCTGAACGAGACCCAGACCAACATGACCATGACCCGCCACACCTATGCCCCGGCGATCTTCGTCATGGGCATGCCGAAGTGGAACGAGCTGTCGGAAGAGACCCAGCAGATCGTCCGCCAGGCGGCGCAGGAAGCGGCCGAATACGAGCGCGCGCTCAACGCCCGTCTTGAGGGCGAGCAGCTCCAGGCGCTCAAGGATGCCGGCATGACCGTGGTCGAGAATGCCGATCTGTCCGCCTTCTCCGCCGCCGTTCAGCCGGTCTACGAGAAGTACGGCGAGAAGTTCGGCGACTACCTGCCCCGCATCCAGGAGGCGCTGAAGTAAGATGCTGGCAGGGTTGGCGTGGATTGACCGTCTTCTGGGCGAGACGCTCAAGCCCGTGGTCTTCGTGGGGATGGCTGCGCTCGTCGCAGTCATCACGCTCCAGATCGTCTCGCGGGTGTTCTTCACATCCGTGAGCTGGACGGAGGAAGTCGCCCGCTTTCTCCTGATCTGGATCACCTTCCTCGGCGCCACGCTGGCCTATCAGCAGGGGCGGCATATCGCGGTCACGATCATGCGTGACAGCCTGCCGCCCGCGTTCAAACGGATCGTGACGGGGGCCGCAATCCTCGTCACGATCGCCTTTCTCGTGGCCCTGGCCCGGGTCGGCTGGCAGTACACGATGCTGCAGAGCTTCCAGAAGTCTCCCTCGCTGCGACTGCCGATGAACTACGTCTATGTCGTCATGCCGATCTCTGCCGCGCTGATTGCCTTCCTGTCGTCCATCGACCTGATCCGGCTGCTCGCTGGCGGCGGCATGCGCGAGACCCCGTCCGAGATCGACGTCGAGCTCGAAACGCAGATCCACGGGAAGGATCGCCGGGTATGAGCCTCCTTCTTTTCGGACTGTTCGTCCTGTTCCTGCTCATGGGGCTGCCGGTCGCCATCGTGATCGGGGCGGCCACCATGACGGCCCTCCACACGGACGGCACCTCGCTGATGGCCGTGCCGCAGCAGATGTTCTCGGGCATCAACTCCTTCGCCCTGGTCGCCGTGCCGATGTTCATCCTGGCCGGCGACGTCATGGCGCAGGGCGAGATTTCCAAGCGCCTCGTCGCCTTTGCCGACAGCCTCTTCGGCTTCATCAAGGGCGGGCTGTCCATCGTCTCCGTCTTTGCCGGCATGTTCTTCGCCGCGATTTCCGGCTCGGGCGCGGCGACCACGGCCGCCGTCGGTGCGAGCCTCGTTCCCGAACTGAAGCGCAAGGGCTACGACCCGGCCTCCGCCGCCTCGCTGATCGCCGCCTCCGGCACCATCGGCGTCGTCATTCCCCCGTCCGTGCCGATGATCATCTATGCGGTGATCGCCCAGGAATCGGTCGCCAAGCTCTTCCTCAACGGCTTCATTCCGGGCGTCGCCATGGGCGTCGGCCTGATCATCATCGCCGTGATCCAGGGTCACCGCCGCGCCTATCCCCGCGGCACGGAGCTGAACCCGCGCATCATCTGGCGCACCTTCGTCGCCGCCAGCTGGGGCCTGATGGCGCCGCTGATCATCCTGGGCGGCATCTTCTCCGGCATCTTCACCCCGTCGGAAGCCGCCGTCATCGCGGTGAACTACGCGATCCTGATTTCCTTCGTCATCCATCGCGACATGACGATGAAGCAGCTCTACGACATCGTGCTGCGCGCGGGCGTGACCACGGCGGTCATCATGTTCGTCATCGCGGCTTCGTCGGTGCTGAGCTGGACCCTGTCGAGCTGGCAGGTGCCGAACCAGATCGCCACCGCCGCCCTGTCGCTGTCGTCCAACCCCTATGTCCTGCTGCTGTTGATCATGGCGGTGATCCTGGTCGCCGGCGTCTTCCTGGAAACCGCCTCGGCGCTGATCATCCTGACGCCGATGCTGCTGCCGCTCGCGGCCCAGCTCGGCCTCGACACGGTGCATTTCGGCATCATCATCGTGGTGGGCCTTGCCATCGGCATGGTGACCCCGCCGGTCGCCATCAACCTGTTCGTCGCCTCGACCATCGCCGGGCTGCCGATCGAGCGGATCGCCAGGGCGGTGATGCCCTATCTCGCGACGCTGCTGGTGGTCTATCTGCTGATCGCCTTCGTGCCCTTCGTCTTCTGACGGGGGCCGCGCATCGACGTTTTCGGAACGGCCGCCGCGATCCTGTCGCTGCGGCCGTTTTCGCATGCGGCCCCATGCCGTCCGGCCGGGCCATGTGGATTGACCCGAAACGACCCGAAAACCACCGGGCGAGCGCCTTCCGTCCGCCGCAATTGCTCGCGATGGTCGCGCCATTCCGCGTCCTGCGCCCGAGGGCTGCGGCGGACCGATTCCGTTTTTTGAAGGAGATATTCGATGACCTCGCTCCAGACCGCCGCTCGCCTTGCCTTCGTCGGCTCGCTTGCCCTGGCCGCCGCCACCCTGCCCGCACGGGCGCAGGAGACGCCGCGCATCGCCACCATCGACATGGTCGGCACCGGCATGGTTAGCGCCGCCCCGGACATGGCGATGATCACCAGTGGTGTTGTCAGCGATGCCGACACCGCCGCCGAGGCGCTGGCCGCCAACACCGAGGCGATGTCCGCCGTGATCGCCCGCATCAAGGAGGCCGGCATCGAGCAGCGCGACATCCAGACCTCGGGCTTTTCCGTGCAGCCGCGCTACCGCCAGGTGAAGAGCTCCGCTCCGGAAGAGTACCGCAGCGAGGTGTTCGGCTACCGCGTCTCCAACAATGTCGGCGTGCGCGTGCGCGACCTTGCCAAGCTCGGCGGGCTGATCGACGTGATGGTGCGCGACGGCGCCAACCAGGTCGGCGGCGTCACCTTCATCGTCAGCGAGGAAGGCAAGCTCAAGGACAGCGCCCGCAAGGAGGCCATGGCCGACGCGATCCGCAAGGCGGAGATCTATGCCGAGGCGGCCGGCGTCAAGCTCGGCCGGGTCCTGTCGATCAACGAGCAGGACTTCGGCGGCCCGCGTCCGGTGATGATGATGGCCCGCGCCGAAATGAAGATGGACGGCGCGCCGGCGCCGATGGAAGCGGGCGAGAGCTCGCTCGAGGTGCGTGTCAACGTCACCTGGGAGCTGGTCCAGCCGTAACGGCTGCCTGCCCCCGCAAGACGCTCTCCGGCGCGGGTCATCCCGCGCCGGACTTGTTTTTACCGCCCGCTGCTACGCCGTCACCTTGCGCCGGCCGCTATCAGCCGGATAGCAGCCCATCGCGCATCCACACCTGCATCTGCTTGCGGCTGGAGGCCGTCTCGCCGACATCGGGCCAGTCGAAGCCGACCTTCAGCCCCTCCAGCGGCAGATAGCCGCGCTTGCGCCAGAACGGGTCGAGCGGGCTGTAGTCCTTCGGCCGCTCCGGGTGGTCCGCCGGGCGGATCACCGCGCAAAAGGCCGCGCGGTCGAAGCCGAGATTGCGCGCATGCGCCTCGCGGCCCTCGAAGAAACCGTGCCCCAGCCCCTGCCCCCGATACTGCGGATCGAGCACGGATTCCGCGAAATAGAAGACCGTCGCCGGATCGAGGCCGGCGGCCGCGAACGGGTCGCGGAAATCCGCGACTTCTTCGCCAAGGGGCTGTCCGGTCGCCGCGCCGACAAGTCTTTTGCCGGCTAACGCACCGACGACAACGGCGCCCTTTCCTTCCGCATATCGACGCAGGTAGCCACGCTCGTAGTCCAGCGATCCTTCGTAGAGATACGGCCATTCCCGGAACACCCTGACCCGCAATTCCGCTAGGTCGTCGAGCACCTTGTGAATTTCCTTACCCGTCAAAGTAACAAGCTCTGCCGTCA comes from Stappia sp. 28M-7 and encodes:
- a CDS encoding TRAP transporter substrate-binding protein yields the protein MNILKAAAAAVITLGISAVPALAEIDTVNLRLAHVVNEQDGFHAAATKFKELVAERSDGKITVEIFPNATLGDERTLLEGMQIGTVDMGVITNGPVSNFLEEMAVFELPFLFPSPEAAYKVLDGEIGQELLDRLSEVNLKGLAYAERGFRNLTNSKRPINTPADLSGLRVRVMENPVYIDSFRELGADAIPMAWTEALTAMQQGTIDGQENPVGVVYSFKLNETQTNMTMTRHTYAPAIFVMGMPKWNELSEETQQIVRQAAQEAAEYERALNARLEGEQLQALKDAGMTVVENADLSAFSAAVQPVYEKYGEKFGDYLPRIQEALK
- a CDS encoding SIMPL domain-containing protein gives rise to the protein MTSLQTAARLAFVGSLALAAATLPARAQETPRIATIDMVGTGMVSAAPDMAMITSGVVSDADTAAEALAANTEAMSAVIARIKEAGIEQRDIQTSGFSVQPRYRQVKSSAPEEYRSEVFGYRVSNNVGVRVRDLAKLGGLIDVMVRDGANQVGGVTFIVSEEGKLKDSARKEAMADAIRKAEIYAEAAGVKLGRVLSINEQDFGGPRPVMMMARAEMKMDGAPAPMEAGESSLEVRVNVTWELVQP
- a CDS encoding TRAP transporter large permease, whose amino-acid sequence is MSLLLFGLFVLFLLMGLPVAIVIGAATMTALHTDGTSLMAVPQQMFSGINSFALVAVPMFILAGDVMAQGEISKRLVAFADSLFGFIKGGLSIVSVFAGMFFAAISGSGAATTAAVGASLVPELKRKGYDPASAASLIAASGTIGVVIPPSVPMIIYAVIAQESVAKLFLNGFIPGVAMGVGLIIIAVIQGHRRAYPRGTELNPRIIWRTFVAASWGLMAPLIILGGIFSGIFTPSEAAVIAVNYAILISFVIHRDMTMKQLYDIVLRAGVTTAVIMFVIAASSVLSWTLSSWQVPNQIATAALSLSSNPYVLLLLIMAVILVAGVFLETASALIILTPMLLPLAAQLGLDTVHFGIIIVVGLAIGMVTPPVAINLFVASTIAGLPIERIARAVMPYLATLLVVYLLIAFVPFVF
- a CDS encoding TRAP transporter small permease; translated protein: MLAGLAWIDRLLGETLKPVVFVGMAALVAVITLQIVSRVFFTSVSWTEEVARFLLIWITFLGATLAYQQGRHIAVTIMRDSLPPAFKRIVTGAAILVTIAFLVALARVGWQYTMLQSFQKSPSLRLPMNYVYVVMPISAALIAFLSSIDLIRLLAGGGMRETPSEIDVELETQIHGKDRRV
- a CDS encoding GNAT family N-acetyltransferase; this translates as MTAELVTLTGKEIHKVLDDLAELRVRVFREWPYLYEGSLDYERGYLRRYAEGKGAVVVGALAGKRLVGAATGQPLGEEVADFRDPFAAAGLDPATVFYFAESVLDPQYRGQGLGHGFFEGREAHARNLGFDRAAFCAVIRPADHPERPKDYSPLDPFWRKRGYLPLEGLKVGFDWPDVGETASSRKQMQVWMRDGLLSG